In Gemmatimonadetes bacterium SCN 70-22, the following are encoded in one genomic region:
- a CDS encoding oxidoreductase produces the protein MGAQADEGRRVRVAVLGAGAWARLAHIPGYRRDARCEVVAICDPQRQLAEGVAAEFGIPAVYSDHRAVLERDDIDMIDVCTPSATHFELSWAALESGKHVLCEKPVAFDFRDTIRAAELARARKLKTKLGFTFRYAPAMRYMKHLVDSGYIGTPFIFNGFEQNSQWLDPMNPLRQVDVDADQSVLQVSSLEGYGAPIIDIGAWMVGSEYRDVVGTMRNFIPERMVRATGRVMRMNIDDGDIFLGEFANGALGSIQTSFVTVGNYPGIEARIYGSEGALICRLVEEFGICESLKGARPNDVEFREIPVPPDFYPPGGNREESWRTLFYANLTASFIGEILSGEDVNEGDFMDGARVQEVINAVEASVRERRWVTLPLPR, from the coding sequence GTGGGAGCACAAGCTGACGAAGGGCGCCGAGTGCGCGTCGCGGTACTCGGCGCGGGGGCGTGGGCCCGCCTCGCGCACATTCCGGGCTACCGGCGTGACGCCCGCTGCGAGGTCGTGGCCATCTGCGACCCCCAGCGGCAGCTGGCCGAGGGCGTGGCCGCCGAGTTCGGGATCCCCGCCGTGTACAGCGACCATCGGGCGGTGCTCGAGCGAGACGACATCGACATGATCGACGTGTGCACGCCGTCGGCGACGCACTTCGAGCTGTCGTGGGCCGCACTGGAGTCCGGAAAGCACGTCCTGTGCGAGAAGCCGGTCGCCTTCGACTTCCGCGACACCATCCGCGCGGCGGAGTTGGCGCGCGCGAGGAAGCTGAAGACCAAGCTCGGCTTCACCTTCCGCTACGCGCCCGCCATGCGGTACATGAAACACCTGGTCGACAGCGGGTACATCGGGACCCCGTTCATCTTCAACGGCTTCGAGCAGAACTCGCAGTGGCTCGACCCGATGAACCCCCTGCGCCAGGTGGACGTGGATGCCGACCAGTCCGTGCTGCAGGTGTCGTCGCTCGAAGGGTACGGCGCCCCCATCATCGACATCGGGGCGTGGATGGTCGGGAGCGAGTACCGGGACGTGGTGGGGACCATGCGCAACTTCATCCCCGAGCGCATGGTGCGCGCCACCGGGCGCGTGATGCGCATGAACATCGACGACGGCGACATCTTCCTCGGTGAGTTCGCGAACGGCGCGTTAGGCAGCATCCAGACGAGCTTCGTGACGGTCGGGAACTACCCCGGCATCGAGGCCCGCATCTACGGCAGCGAGGGGGCACTCATCTGCCGGCTGGTGGAGGAATTCGGGATCTGCGAGTCGCTCAAGGGCGCCCGGCCGAACGACGTCGAGTTCCGGGAGATTCCCGTCCCGCCGGATTTCTATCCCCCCGGGGGGAATCGCGAGGAGTCGTGGCGCACCCTCTTCTACGCCAACCTCACGGCCTCGTTCATCGGCGAGATCCTCTCCGGCGAGGACGTGAACGAGGGCGACTTCATGGACGGGGCGCGGGTGCAGGAGGTCATCAACGCCGTGGAAGCCAGCGTGCGGGAACGGCGCTGGGTGACGCTTCCGCTGCCGCGCTAG